Proteins co-encoded in one Gouania willdenowi chromosome 1, fGouWil2.1, whole genome shotgun sequence genomic window:
- the LOC114458224 gene encoding beta-2-glycoprotein 1-like, protein MGGRLDAVIAICGRPPAPDGIDVTTLKRVYEVGEELSLTCEQGYLASSQTSGRITCTSAGEWTQSELACSPKMCLIPRPLQPLAMGRTEAPFKSVLNFTCDDGYVMMGANESRCLQDGTWSNPPPLCKAVNCPLPKPPRDGRIVHDKPETRATTMYGQGWTYECNSPKAPSHERGSCMADGSVTEPPVCREVSCSIPTNIPNGFITFAVLRPHGYKEKVQYACNEHYTLDGKAEIQCMNTGNWSLKPACKAFCTVGIKRGRIFYNGKKVWIADLKPNRVLHGEHVAFYCLNRAEKCGYPVVSTCNDGVLHIPECFEEPGKMEYTLKAKTLPSEITMCATSPPASPSISTRPA, encoded by the exons ATGGGTGGCAGGCTTGATGCCGTTATTGCAA tttgTGGCCGACCTCCTGCTCCTGATGGGATCGATGTAACGACCCTGAAGCGTGTGTATGAAGTTGGAGAAGAACTGAGCCTAACATGTGAACAGGGGTATTTGGCTTCATCTCAGACATCAGGACGCATCACCTGCACCTCCGCAGGAGAATGGACACAGTCAGAACTAGCATGTTCCC CCAAGATGTGTTTAATTCCCAGACCTTTGCAGCCACTGGCCATGGGAAGGACAGAAGCTCCCTTCAAGAGTGTGCTGAACTTTACCTGTGATGATGG GTACGTCATGATGGGAGCAAATGAGAGCAGATGTTTGCAGGACGGCACATGGAGCAACCCACCACCACTCTGCAAAG CTGTGAACTGTCCCTTGCCCAAGCCACCAAGAGATGGTAGAATTGTCCACGATAAACCAGAGACTAGAGCCACCACTATGTATGGGCAAGGCTGGACGTATGAATGTAATTCACCTAAAGCACCAAGCCATGAGAGAGGGTCCTGCATGGCTGACGGAAGTGTGACAGAACCCCCTGTATGTCGAG AGGTGAGCTGTTCCATCCCAACCAACATTCCTAATGGCTTCATCACGTTTGCTGTGTTGAGACCACATGGGTACAAGGAGAAAGTTCAATACGCCTGCAATGAGCACTACACGCTGGACGGCAAGGCTGAGATACAGTGCATGAACACTGGAAACTGGTCACTAAAACCAGCCTGCAAAG CTTTCTGCACAGTTGGCATCAAAAGAGGTCGCATCTTCTACAATGGAAAGAAGGTTTGGATCGCAGACCTGAAGCCAAACCGAGTTCTCCACGGAGAACATGTAGCCTTCTATTGTCTGAACAGAGCTGAGAAGTGTGGCTACCCAGTGGTTTCTACCTGTAATGATGGTGTACTTCATATCCCAGAATGCTTTGAAG aaCCAGGTAAAATGGAGTACACTTTGAAGGCCAAAACACTTCCATCAGAAATCACAATGTGTGCAACTTCTCCTCCAGCAAGCCCATCAATCTCTACAAGACCTGCATGA
- the LOC114464857 gene encoding histone chaperone asf1b-B-like, whose protein sequence is MAKVQVLNVAVLDNPSPFGNPFQFEITFECMEDLPEDLEWKIIYVGSAESEEYDQVLDSVLVGPVPAGRHMFVFQADAPNTGLIPESDAVGVTVVLITCTYHGQEFIRIGYYVNNEYTGPELRENPPLKPDYSKLQRNILAPNPRVTRFHINWEGVADTMEDSENVDPSPNTRGMLPPPCVPGKMPPLGLLPENSMDCL, encoded by the exons ATGGCCAAGGTGCAAGTGTTGAACGTCGCCGTGCTGGACAACCCGAGCCCGTTTGGAAACCCGTTTCAGTTTGAGATCACGTTTGAGTGCATGGAGGACTTACCAGAAG ACCTCGAGTGGAAGATCATATACGTCGGGTCAGCTGAAAGCGAAGAATATGACCAGGTTCTGGACTCGGTTTTAGTTGGTCCTGTACCAGCTGGTAGGcacatgtttgtgtttcag GCTGACGCTCCGAACACGGGGCTGATACCAGAGAGTGATGCTGTTGGTGTGACTGTCGTCCTCATAACCTGTACCTACCACGGGCAGGAGTTCATACGCATTGGTTACTACGTCAACAATGAATACACAGGCCCAGAGTTACGGGAAAATCCGCCCCTCAAACCAGACTACTCTAAG CTCCAGAGaaacattttggctccaaaccCCCGAGTCACTCGCTTCCACATTAACTGGGAGGGCGTGGCAGACACAATGGAAGACAGTGAGAACGTTGACCCGTCTCCCAACACCCGAGGGATGCTGCCGCCACCCTGTGTACCTGGAAAGATGCCCCCGCTTGGACTACTTCCAGAAAACTCAATGGACTGCCTTTAA